The Brachyhypopomus gauderio isolate BG-103 chromosome 17, BGAUD_0.2, whole genome shotgun sequence genome includes a window with the following:
- the atg2b gene encoding LOW QUALITY PROTEIN: autophagy-related protein 2 homolog B (The sequence of the model RefSeq protein was modified relative to this genomic sequence to represent the inferred CDS: deleted 1 base in 1 codon) has protein sequence MPWPFSESIKKRACRYLLHRYLGNFLQEKLSLDQLSLDLYLGTGSLAQVPLDKWSLNEILESVEAPFEVSEGFIQAISLTVPWASLLQDNCALEVKGLEMVFRPRPRMTSGTEPMYWSSFMTSSMQLAKECLSQRLTDDLGESFQPLEGLEKFAETIDTVLRRVKVTFLDTVFRIEHVPDNSKTGIALEIRISRMVYCDEAAESSPSVNVHQPTTFAHKNLTLEGATVFWDEFPETSRDSLKSSPTQSDTEPKLSPSWNPKIICEPHPQFTEPVCASTPFEPVQVGSLSGSLELSLVLKQNEAMPGAKLDIDGQIDSLIALLSPRQVHLLLDMFGIFSSPAAQEWAGSARDRKSRPMQQEDEVRLHMELNRCLKKETMAVGAEHDLFESQTTRTVSSRADDVFFSMADMDMSHSLSSLPPLGDPPTVDLDLSNSNYSASLGDSPSGPAAAVWDEYVDLPKQKEKPVQETPVFSRDTPLPHKLLRQTSHQSKGRCDESRPELVFRLSVGSLCLSVLHIDPLPPPDSALSPLATMASEFFRMVPVDQLLVGGFLQSRAVFDQACPHDHLRFIGQGLKVTYEHCQGSGLRALSTDLSLSHMELLECLYPSESHSRGATQYTELLTFDVSGSSESPSRACLHLLYKLTERRGPQGSQVRLSAMPRKAEVQVELGEARSECDISIVDRLNSLLLPQKLVTTESMASHMYTSCNKHVSLHKAFAEVFLEDSRTPAHCLVSVSLNAPRLVLVVRFPIPDLRSDQERGPWFKKSLQKEVLRLELEDLEFKTEFTGGSSPEQTKMELTFKELSGTFQNDKDEPASRFLRVSHTMEENMTSSDSGKFDWPRVVLKVNPMAVHSILERVTTEEEEEGAEGHSQEEEEGEEEGGAHSLKDVCDFSKPEPSPFSSRRVMYENEEMVIPGDVVEMTEFQDKTMSNSRYILELFLPNVQLSLPNKSFYEKLHNRINNDLLLWEPTAPSPVETMEAMPYGVGLSVASQLISTYGKDSFSQFRTPGTEEEESGSEEETLQYYSPAELGYRNLRKRKNKLQSKTSQSLFSLLLCVSHGLVAVHTQATQEEEGALTSKHGEFWLEVKNGVLFSVTQYEGYTDQHYVCFHTSSICLYHQGAVEDDVPVWDVKLPCRTRPHWLEPMVYACESAAERASPSEGLGVEPHSMLSLALKISSHSTERNVKEFLMAVGIRGATLQHRVVPSGLGWYDQIVDFLNVSDEPVLGYTPPSSVTTLHLHLWSCSLDYRPLYLPVRSLLTVETFSISSSVSLDHSSSSLRIILDEAALFLSDKTNTVSVNLARDYVQVVDMGTLELRITAVKPGTDAEKTEPRFELRCSSDVIHIRTCSDSCAALMNLIQYVASYGDLLPPPQEGRNSGTKQRAKLDSAEPPPSQAALLPEAEQILQELMSEAMEETDTQHSHALQVNGVDEDQRSDHDQPHSDLFLFPDESGTVGQEPSPTYPVLHSPLISPPAPSTHRDADDFCILDTPGSRAVDRDEEPVVQRLTEGPIVVLENYFSEPLGGSTASRGLLHFPVPEVRYFVKEISVVWHLYGGKDFGSGLLSSSPARSQGCTPHSSPSQTPVRQARSSSRSRGGTGRNPDVLMEIQLSKVRFQHEVYPQGPAEAGCPAEQPVSRQVFSVQDLEIRDRLASSMMNKFLYLYSSKEMPRKAHSNMLTVRALHMRPEAGQAPQECCLRVALMPLRLNIDQDALFFLKDFFTSLAADVELFRPPEQEALYVSMKKPPGPEVACTFSKYGGGPGQDPAPIISVPAHSRTSQNGLAAASLDYVPDTTPASFTDQPIFFREFRFTSEVPIRLDYHGKHMAMEQGTFAGIVIGLTQLNCSELKLRRLCYRQGLLGVDKLFSYAINEWINDIRKNQLPGLLGGVGPIHSLVQLIQGFRDLVWLPIEQYRKDGRIVRGFQRGTASFGTSTAMAALELTNRMVRTIQAAAETAYDMVSPVPDERECKKIKRYAHYRPAHQPVDLREGVAKAYSVVKEGITDTALTIYDTATREHEQRGMTGAVGGVLRQLPPAVVKPLIVATEATSNVLGGMRNQIHPDARQEETQKWRLGDD, from the exons ATGCCGTGGCCTTTTTCAGAGTCCATTAAGAAGCGGGCATGCCGGTACCTGCTGCATCGATACTTGGGCAATTTCCTCCAGGAGAAGCTAAGCTTGGACCAGCTTAGTCTGGACCTCTACCTGGGCACAGGCTCCCTTGCACAAGTGCCACTGGACAAGTGG TCACTGAACGAGATCCTGGAGTCTGTGGAGGCTCCCTTTGAAGTGAGCGAAGGCTTCATCCAGGCCATTTCCCTGACGGTCCCGTGGGCCTCGCTGCTGCAGGACAACTGTGCCCTGGAAGTAAAAGGCTTGGAAATGGTTTTCAGGCCACGCCCTCGTATGA CATCAGGCACGGAGCCAATGTACTGGTCCAGTTTCATGACCAGTAGTATGCAGCTGGCCAAGGAGTGTTTGAGTCAGAGACTCACTGACGACCTGGGAGAGAGCTTCCAGCCTCTGGAGGGCCTGGAGAAGTTTGCAGAGACCATAGACACAG TGCTGAGAAGAGTCAAGGTCACATTTTTGGATACAGTGTTCAGGATTGAACATGTTCCAGATAATTCCAAAACGGGCATTGCCCTCGAAATCCGAATCAGCAG GATGGTTTACTGTGACGAAGCCGCAGAATCGAGTCCCAGCGTGAATGTGCACCAGCCCACCACGTTTGCTCATAAGAACCTGACACTAGAGGGCGCCACTGTCTTCTGGGATGAGTTTCCGGAGACGTCCCGTGACAGCCTCAAATCTTCCCCCACTCAATCA GACACTGAACCTAAGTTGTCCCCAAGCTGGAATCCAAAAATCATCTGTGAGCCTCACCCCCAGTTCACGGAGCCGGTGTGTGCCAGCACTCCCTTTGAACCTGTTCAGGTGGGCAGCCTGAGTGGCAGCCTGGAGCTGTCCCTGGTGCTGAAGCAGAATGAGGCCATGCCAGGAGCCAAG TTGGACATCGACGGACAGATCGACTCCCTGATTGCGCTTCTCTCCCCACGTCAAGTGCACCTCCTGCTAGATATGTTTGGCATCTTCTCCAGTCCAG CGGCGCAGGAGTGGGCCGGCTCGGCCAGGGACAGGAAGAGTCGTCCCATGCAGCAGGAGGACGAGGTCCGTCTCCACATGGAGCTCAACCGCTGCCTGAAGAAGGAGACGATGGCCGTGGGGGCTGAACACGACTTGTTCGAGAGCCAGACCACAAGAACGGTGTCCAGCAGAG CAGACGATGTGTTTTTCTCCATGGCTGATATGGACATGTCACACAGCCTATCATCTCTACCTCCTCTCGGAGACCCGCCCACTGTGGACCTGGACCTGTCTAACAGCAACTACTCCGCCTCCCTGGGGGATTCCCCGTCTGGCCCTGCCGCT GCCGTGTGGGATGAGTACGTGGATCTACCTAAACAGAAGGAGAAACCAGTTCAGGAGACCCCGGTGTTCTCCCGAGACACTCCGCTCCCACACAAGCTGCTGAGACAGACCT CCCATCAGTCTAAGGGCCGCTGTGATGAGTCCAGACCCGAGCTGGTCTTCAGGTTGTCAGTGGGcagtctctgcctgtctgtgctgcacatcgatcccctcccccctccagaCTCCGCCCTCAGCCCCCTGGCAACAATGGCCTCCGAGTTCTTCCGCATGGTGCCGGTCGATCAGCTCCTCGTGGGTGGGTTCCTCCAGTCCCGAGCTGTTTTTGACCAAGCCTGCCCACATGATCACCTCAG GTTCATAGGTCAGGGGTTAAAGGTGACATACGAGCACTGCCAGGGATCTGGCCTGCGTGCTCTCAGTACGGATCTGTCCCTCAGCCACATGGAGCTACTAGAATGCCTCTACCCCTCAGAGAGCCACAGCCGCGGGGCCACACAGTACACAGAg CTCCTCACGTTTGATGTGTCTGGCAGCAGTGAGTCTCCCAGTCGTGCTTGTCTCCATCTGCTATACAAGCTGACGGAGCGAAGGGGCCCTCAG GGCAGCCAGGTGCGTCTCAGCGCGATGCCCCGTAAGGCAGAGGTGCAGGTGGAGCTGGGGGAGGCGCGGTCCGAGTGTGACATCAGCATCGTAGACCGCCTCAACTCCCTGCTCCTGCCCCAGAAGCTGGTCACCACGGAGAGCATGGCTTCCCACATGTACACGTCCTGCAACAAGCACGTTAGCCTA CACAAGGCGTTTGCAGAGGTGTTCCTGGAGGACAGCCGCACCCCGGCGCACTGCCTGGTGTCCGTGTCGCTGAACGCCCCTCggctggtgctggtggtgcgTTTTCCCATCCCGGATCTGCGCTCGGACCAGGAGAGGGGCCCCTGGTTCAAGAAGTCCCTGCAGAAGGAGGTCCTGCGTCTGGAACTGGAAGATCTGGAGTTCAAGACGGAGTTCACGGGGGGCAGCTCTCCAGAGCAGACCAAGATGGAGCTCACCTTTAAAGAGCTCAGTG GAACATTCCAGAACGACAAAGACGAACCTGCGTCCAGGTTCCTACGCGTGTCTCATACCATGGAGGAGAACATGACCTCTTCTGACAGTGGCAAATTTGACTGGCCCAG GGTGGTGTTGAAGGTGAACCCCATGGCCGTGCACTCCATCTTGGAGCGGGTTACTAccgaagaggaggaagagggcgcCGAAGGTCATtcccaggaggaggaggaaggagaggaggaaggaggcGCCCACTCTTTGAAAGATGTGTGTGACTTCAGCAAACCCGAGCCCTCCCCCTTCTCTTCACGACGCGTCATGTACGAGAACGAGGAG ATGGTCATCCCAGGAGACGTGGTGGAGATGACcgaattccaggacaaaaccaTGAGCAACTCCCGCTACATCTTGGAGCTCTTTCTCCCCAATGTGCAACTATCACTACCCAACAAAAGCTTCTATGAGAAACTGCACAACAG GATTAACAATGACTTGCTGCTATGGGAGCCCACAGCTCCGTCACCCGTGGAGACGATGGAGGCCATGCCGTACGGGGTGGGCCTCTCCGTAGCCAGCCAGCTCATCAGCACCTACGGCAAAGACAGCTTCAGCCAGTTCAGGACACCCGGGACCGAGG aggaggagagtggtTCAGAGGAGGAGACCTTGCAGTACTACTCTCCTGCTGAGCTAGGCTACAGGAACTTGAGGAAAAGGAAGAACAAACTGCAGTCCAAGACCTCACAGAGCTTGTTCTCGCTCCTTCTGTGTGTGAGTCACGGCCTGGTAGCAGTGCACACGCAGGCCACG CAAGAGGAGGAGGGCGCGTTGACGAGTAAACACGGTGAGTTCTGGCTGGAGGTGAAGAACGGTGTTCTGTTCAGCGTGACCCAGTATGAGGGCTATACGGACCAGCACTACGTCTGCTTCCACACCTCCAGCATCTGCCTTTATCATCAAG GCGCGGTGGAAGATGATGTTCCTGTGTGGGATGTGAAGCTGCCATGCAGGACACGTCCTCATTGGCTGGAGCCCATGGTGTATGCGTGCGAATCAGCAGCAGAGAGGGCGTCGCCCTCTGAGGGGCTGGGGGTGGAGCCTCACAGCATGCTGTCACTCGCCCTTAAGATCTCCTCCCACAGCACTGAGCGCAACGTGAAG GAGTTCCTGATGGCTGTTGGGATAAGAGGGGCGACGCTACAGCACAGAGTGGTGCCCTCTGGTCTCGGCTGGTATGACCAG ATCGTGGACTTCCTGAACGTGTCGGATGAGCCCGTGCTTGGCTACACGCCTCCGTCCTCCGTTAcgaccctccacctccacctgtggaGCTGTTCTCTGGATTACAG GCCGCTGTATCTACCTGTAAGGTCTCTGCTCACGGTGGAGACCTTCAGTATCTCCAGCAGCGTGTCCCTGGACCACTCCTCGTCCTCGCTCAG AATCATTCTGGATGAGGCAGCGCTGTTTCTGTCTGACAAGACCAACACCGTATCTGTCAACCTGGCCCGAG ACTATGTGCAGGTGGTAGACATGGGCACTCTGGAGTTAAGGATCACGGCAGTCAAACCTGGAACAGACGCAGAGAAG ACGGAGCCGAGGTTCGAGCTTCGCTGTTCGAGTGACGTCATCCACATCCGCACCTGCTCTGACTCGTGTGCCGCGCTCATGAACCTCATCCAGTACGTGGCCAGTTACGGGGACCTGCTGCCCCCCCCGCAGGAGGGCCGGAACAGTGGCACCAAGCAGAGAGCAAAG CTGGACTCAGCGGAACCGCCCCCGAGCCAAGCAGCGCTGCTCCCCGAGGCTGAACAGATCCTGCAGGAGCTCATGAGCGAGGCCATGGAGGAGACCGACACGCAGCACAGCCACGCCCTGCAGGTCAACG gtgttgacGAGGACCAGAGGAGCGACCATGACCAGCCGCACTCCgacctcttcctcttcccaGACGAGAGCGGCACGGTGGGCCAGGAGCCCAGCCCCACCTACCCTGTGCTGCACTCACCCCTCATCTCCCCACCTGCCCCCAGCACACACCGCGACGCCGACGACTTCTGTATCCTGGACACGCCGGGCTCCAGGGCAGTG GACCGAGATGAAGAGCCTGTGGTACAGAGGCTGACTGAAGGGCCCATTGTGGTGCTGGAGAACTACTTCAGTGAGCCTCTAGGGGGCAGCACCGCCAGCAGAGGCCTGCTGCACTTCCCGGTGCCGGAGGTCAGGTACTTCGTGAAGGAGATCTCTGTGGTGTGGCACCTGTACGGAGGAAAGGACTTTGGCAGTGGgctgctctcctcctctccagccCGTAGTCAAGG atgcACTCCTCACAGCTCCCCCTCTCAGACACCAGTCAGGCAGGCCAGGAGCAGCTCCCGCTCCAGGGGAGGAACTGGCAGGAACCCTGATGTGCTGATGGAGATCCAGCTTAGCAAG GTGCGCTTCCAGCACGAGGTGTACCCCCAGGGTCCCGCTGAGGCAGGCTGTCCCGCCGAGCAGCCCGTGTCCAGACAGGTGTTCTCGGTGCAGGACCTGGAGATACGAGACCGTCTGGCCTCCTCCATGATGAACAAGTTTCTGTACCTGTATTCCAGCAAAGAGATGCCCAGGAAGGCCCACTCCAACATG CTGACGGTCAGGGCGTTGCACATGCGTCCGGAGGCGGGTCAGGCTCCACAGGAGTGCTGTCTGCGTGTCGCCCTCATGCCTTTACGCCTCAACATCGACCAG GATGCTCTGTTTTTCCTGAAGGACTTCTTCACCAGTCTGGCTGCCGACGTTGAGCTTTTCCGGCCACCAGAACAGGAAG CGCTGTATGTGTCTATGAAAAAGCCTCCTGGGCCAGAAGTAGCATGCACTTTCTCCAAGTATGGTGGAGGGCCGGGGCAGGACCCCGCGCCAATCATCTCTGTGCCCGCCCACAGCCGTACCAGCCAGAACGGTCTGGCGGCGGCCAGCCTCGACTACGTCCCCGACACCACTCCCGCGTCCTTCACCGACCAGCCCATcttcttcag AGAGTTCAGGTTCACTTCTGAGGTGCCGATTCGACTGGATTACCACGGGAAACACATGGCCATGGAACAG GGTACTTTTGCAGGAATTGTAATAGGGTTGACGCAGCTGAACTGCTCCGAGCTGAAGCTACGGCGTCTCTGCTATCGACAGGG GCTGCTGGGTGTGGACAAACTGTTTTCTTACGCCATTAATGAGTGGATCAATGACATAAGGAAAAACCAGCTGCCGGGTCTGCTTGGTGGAGTGGGACCCATTCACTCACTAGTGCAGCTTA TCCAGGGCTTTAGGGATCTGGTGTGGCTGCCCATAGAGCAGTACAGGAAAGATGGACGAATCGTCCGCGGCTTCCAGCGG GGTACCGCCTCGTTTGGAACCTCCACTGCCATGGCAGCCCTGGAGCTGACCAATCGCATGGTGCGAACCATACAG GCAGCTGCAGAGACGGCCTATGACATGGTGTCTCCAGTGCCAGATGAGAGAGAATGCAAGAAGATCAAACGTTACGCGCATTATCGACCTGCACATCAACCTGTGGATCTCAGAGAAGGTGTTGCCAAGGCGTACAGTGTGGTGAAAGAG GGAATTACGGACACGGCTTTGACGATTTACGACACGGCCACCCGTGAGCACGAGCAGAGGGGCATGACTGGGGCCGTGGGTGGAGTCCTACGCCAACTTCCTCCTGCTGTCGTTAAGCCTCTCATTGTTGCCACAGAGGCCACCTCCAACGTGTTGGGGGGTATGAGGAACCAGATCCACCCAGacgcgcgccaggaggagacgCAGAAATGGCGTCTGGGAGACGATTGA
- the gskip gene encoding GSK3-beta interaction protein — protein MNTPIFAGMSRKCTVELPPEEGMEVDCQPEDLPKSSYEERCAELGGGKDMRLEAEALVNDVLFAVSDMYVSTSLTNALDVAYINVETREGNRYCLELTEAGLRVVGYAFDQVDEGLTAQYHETVYSLLDSLSPGYREAFGNALLQRLESLKQNGQ, from the exons ATGAACACTCCCATATTTGCCGGCATGAGCCGGAAGTGTACGGTTGAGCTACCCCCGGAGGAG GGGATGGAAGTGGACTGTCAGCCGGAGGATCTGCCAAAGTCCTCATACGAAGAGCGCTGTGCTGAACTAGGAGGCGGTAAAGACATGAGGTTGGAAGCCGAGGCACTGGTCAACGATGTCCTGTTTGCTGTGTCGGACATGTACGTGTCTACATCTCTCACAAACGCCCTGGATGTGGCATATATAAACGTGGAGACGAGAGAGGGGAATCGCTACTGCTTAGAGCTCACTGAAGCGGGGCTAAGG GTGGTTGGCTACGCCTTTGATCAGGTCGATGAGGGTTTGACCGCTCAGTACCACGAAACTGTTTATTCACTCCTGGACTCCCTCAGCCCTGGTTACAGAGAAGCATTTGGGAACGCACTTCTACAACGGCTTGAGAGTCTCAAACAAAATGGACAATGA
- the LOC143480316 gene encoding NPC intracellular cholesterol transporter 2-like, with protein sequence MDFRVVCTVLLPLLAVSRAEQVKFADCGSVAGSVIQVDISPCPNQPCQLHKGQSYAVNVTFNSGVVSQTSTAVVHGVIAGVPVPFPIPIDDGCKCGIQCPIQQKAKYSYVNQLPVKTEYPSIKLVVEWELKDDSNKDLFCIKFPVHIVN encoded by the exons ATGGATTTCCGCGTGGTCTGCACCGTCCTACTGCCCCTCCTGGCGGTCAGCCGCGCAGAGCAAGTCAAGTTTGCGGACTGTG GCTCAGTTGCTGGATCGGTGATCCAGGTCGACATTTCTCCCTGTCCAAACCAACCATGTCAGCttcacaagggacagtcctatgCCGTAAACGTGACGTTCAACAGCG GTGTTGTGAGTCAGACCAGTACAGCTGTGGTACACGGCGTGATTGCCGGGGTCCCAGTGCCTTTCCCTATCCCCATCGACGATGGCTGTAAGTGTGGGATCCAGTGCCCTATTCAGCAGAAGGCAAAATACAGTTATGTCAACCAGCTCCCCGTCAAGACCGAGTACCCCTCG atcAAACTGGTTGTGGAGTGGGAACTGAAAGATGATTCCAACAAAGATCTGTTTTGCATCAAGTTTCCTGTACATATTGTAAACTGA
- the isca2 gene encoding iron-sulfur cluster assembly 2 homolog, mitochondrial has translation MNSEPSFDRSKYAKSKLTMGITTRLLSECRGRSAAVGGSCCFSFAVAFTAIQINEGLRASVASIELLSTSHLRRPSPRSQVPSWYSVRYSNSLSQEEQSALGSVDGKINLSESCVKRLSEILDKGEYLRIQVEGGGCSGFQYKFSVDTVKTEEDRVFEQNGVGVVVDHESLEFVKGATLDFSQELIRSSFQVLKNPQAQHGCSCGSSFSLKA, from the exons ATGAACTCTGAACCAAGCTTTGATCGATCAAAATACGCAAAGTCCAAGCTGACTA TGGGCATAACGACACGGTTGTTATCTGAGTGCCGCGGGAGAAGTGCGGCTGTGGGGGGCAGCTGCTGCTTCAGCTTCGCGGTGGCGTTCACCGCTATACAGATAAATGAAGGTCTACGAGCAAG TGTGGCTTCCATAGAGCTGCTCTCTACATCCCATCTGAGGAGACCTTCCCCGCGCTCCCAGGTGCCGTCTTGGTACTCAGTACGTTATAGCAACAGCCTGTCTCAGGAGGAGCAGTCGGCACTCGGTTCTGTAGATGGTAAAATCAATCTGAGTGAATCTTGTGTTAAG AGGCTCTCTGAGATTCTGGATAAAGGGGAATATCTGAGGATACAGGTGGAAGGTGGAGGCTGTTCTGGCTTTCAGTACAAGTTCTCAGTGGACACTGTCAAAACTGAAGAGGACAG GGTTTTTGAACagaatggtgttggtgtggtagTGGACCACGAGAGTCTGGAGTTTGTGAAGGGGGCCACGCTTGACTTCAGCCAGGAACTGATCCGCTCGTCCTTCCAGGTGCTGAAGAACCCCCAGGCCCAACATGGCTGCTCCTGTGGCAGTTCCTTCTCTCTCAAAGCCTGA